The genomic DNA atgatattttcttaACAGGAAGctcatatgattaaaatatattctggaAATTTCacgagtaaaaattaatttttcatttttcaatttaataacaacGTATTTAAAATCgtcttatttgaataaaatttcattgcatCTTCATTGTCGCGCCTTTACCACATACGGCCGTGAAAGAGCATCGCGCGCGCATACTCACGTGTCCTCGGTTAGCTCGAACATATATAAACGATACGTGCACTCAGTTCGATGACTAAAACAGAATCGGATGGTATTATTATAGTGCTTCACTGcctttattttgtttcattcttgaaattcttcgttaaattattttgaacagtgtaatataataatatattaataaataaaatgaatgtcTCGAACGTTGATTTGATCAACGAGTTGAAGAACGCAGGAAAATTGTGGTACTTTATTAACCCCTACGAAACTATCTTCGAATTCCCGCATGAAGTTCCTGATTATCATCAGcaggtaattatatttatatctgtttttttataagtaataatattttaaacatatacttggaatattcaatatattatgtaaaatcacgtatttcttttaactttagaataaatatacttaaaatttaattttgttatttccaaaattatttaattggtgagttatttttaattttctacgttaaattacaaaacaatattgattattgtttGAATTATCAATTGCATAATCAagcgttaaataattatatcaatcaagataaatgtatatataggtATGGTTACCATTCTTCATCCTTATTATATTGgagcaaattatattaatatttaaaaaaaaaaagaagttccGTTTGAATGATCAAATGACATCTTTATCTCATTGGTTATTTCAAGAAACTGGCCGGTAAGCATAGGTAACGTTTtactattctatttatattgttattcttttatttattagttttgcTCGAtataattaagagaaaaaatattctataaataaaaaattataaaaataaaatacagttATAAAATCTTCGTTTATGGATGAATGTTTAAGATGATAAGAGAAATCGTTctgttatatttacatataaatatgataaatattttttggtcGTTAAATAGTTATCATGCGATAAGTGAAATATGCtgatatacaattaaaatttcctatatttgttcattctaaaatatttttattatttaataaatgcatcatactttttttgttaattttcacttaaagataagaaaaagataacatatatgtattttgagtcaacatatttattttacttattcttatcatattttaaacataaaaatgtatatatcttttatacacATTACTTTCCAACTTGAAaacatgatttaaatataaattattattatattaatttttattacgagttatttaatcgaattttttaacgaatattcCAGTATTTTTTTCCGCGGCGCTGAATATTACGCATACATCATAATTTATGAGAAATATCGCTTGTGGAATCTCCCTTGGAACTCAGCATGGACTTGGTGTGTCACAGCCGTGGGGGTGGATTTCTGTTACTATTGGGTTCACCGGAGTAACCACGGTTAAATTCCTATCCAACCATGTGTGCGTGTGATTGTCGATCCGCTATTTGACAAATTTATAGTATTTCTCGCCCGTTTACAGAGGTACATTTTTTATGGGCTCAACATCAAGTACATCATAGCAGCGAAGAATTCAATCTCGCGGTTGGTTTGCGGCAATCCATTTTGCAACATTGGTGTAATTTTGTAAGTATCGCTCATATTACATTTACGGTATCCTGTGGATGATGTCTTATGCTATAAACAGAAACCGGTGTAATAGATGTTCTGCATATCCATTATGGCCACTTAtccattcaattaataaatcgcAACTAAGATAATAACAatgatgtaattataatttaaaataatgagttataagaattttttaagcttttttaaaatttacgagatgaaattagtttttatgaaaatttttttttatattttcaaaaatcgtttTATAAGATAcgcgtatatttaaattatatataattgtaatagaaGACATACGATAATGTTCGATTACGAgacaatataatatgaaaaaaatacgatttgTTTTCAGATGTTATATCTACCTCTTGCATTATTTATACCGCCATCTCATTTCATCGCGCATAATCAATTCaacttaatttatcaattatggaTTCATACGACAGTCATTGATGATCTCGGAccattagaattaatatttaacacacCAAAACATCATCGTGTACATCAtggtaagaaataaataataaatattcaattgagttgcgaataattatcattaattaaaattattattacttataggttgcaatttatattgtttagaCAAAAATTATGGTGGTGTCCTTATCGTATGGGATAAATTATTTGGAacgtttgaaaaagaaaaagatgaaataatttatggtTTAGTTGTCAGTCCTCAAtcttttaatcctttttattTACAGGTAAGAATCATTGttcttttatgaattaattatattcaaatatttttaaatattattgatattttatatcaatttttattttcacaattatataattattatacaaatcatAAACTGAAATAatgatatgttatttataataatttataacaataacgCATACCATTTattttagtataataattttatttattgattattacatAAGATgtgctatttataaaatgtattatttaataaatatcttgaaattttatagatctTTTATactatagaattaattaaaaaaagtataaagataCCAActcttacaaataaattagctGTTGTCTGGAAAGGTCCCAGTTGGTTTCCAGGTGCTCCTCGTTTAGGTCTAGatgaatacaaaattaatgtaagttttattttctgtacatacatttttaatcaGTAAatctcataatattatatacatttattttcaaatttataacaataataataataataataatgatgaaatttttaataggtcacatctagaattaaatatgataaacatATACCAATATggcaaaatttgtatataattgtacattttttcctaattctttacaatcattttcgaatatatgaTGAAACACAggtgagaatttaatttttttatctaattctttttatgcGTTTTGAAAtcgtaattgaaatattcatttccacaaatattttttaaatatattaattgttaattattaatatttgtcaaaataatattaatataattgttgaaacattgaatataaaataatcaatgaacCTccgtttttagaatttatggaCCATATCATCTGGATTTAtgcttattaataattttcttgctCTTACCACTATTGGTTTATTGTTCGATGAATCGATATACGTTGCCATTATAGAATTCATTAGAtgcttaatttatataattttcacgttAATAGATaagtcaataaatatttatatttattatatatatcttggatCTTTTTGCTtttggattttatattttattcgcgcaacaaaatctttataaatataaaaaattaataaaaaaaaaattaatctaattctttttttaaaatatggtaaaaatatttatatataactattttatcacattcatatttatataattaataatattttattcaatattattattatacatatttcataaataataaatatcataaaataaataaaaaataatcgaatcctttaaaaaatgaacaacaataattacattttaagtttaataaatcttataattatttgtaagtcTTGTAAGtcttataattatcttattattcattcagctgtattaaattagaacgaaaaattaaaatatttaaaactcgtGTTGAGAAGTGTCGAAAGCTAATATATCTTTAGTTTGTTATCAAAGTATGTAAAAAATACTGATTATCAACTATTTGTAtgcaaataatgaatatattttttacaaaactaATTACTACTAAATTATCTCCtactattttattcttttcagtATATTTGTTCGtttctgtaataaatttatagtacacacatatgtatatatgtagaattaatttaaaaattttatttataatttcatttatcttcgcgtttttttttactcgtcaaataatttttgtttgaaaaagatatacatatctatttataaagaacatatttattgttttttaatatgaaacaaaGCATTATGTTGATTTGCGTATACCCATATAAAAAGTAAGTGagaatacgatttttttttttaaataaagggTTACAAGGAACtaccgaaaaaaaattttcgtgtGTGTAGcatgtattttgtatttcttcattgttcttttcattttattttacaacgtTTTGTACGCAcgatttttgcatttattaattaaacttataatattattgtatattagaCAAAGTTATTGCTATAATAATTGAGGTTCTATCAAATATGTAGTCCAAGCAACACTATCGCGAAGAACATTGGGGTTTCaataaatgatgaatattttattttgttcatatagatttatattttcatcgatgaaaaaaaagaaaacagattATGAAAAACAGATAAAACAGAAAaacatcgttaaaattttgacATAACGTTAAAAATCGTTCTTACGATCGATAAAATACATCGAATTCATTATCAGCAAATAGATTAAAGCAATATCTCATAATTGGTTAAAACTTCGCATACAAAAAATGTCTATAACATTTGCACATATGCATCATACATTAATCAGAGAATGCACTCTCTTGATATAtactctaatatatatatatatttttatatatatatatatatatatatatatatatatatatatatttttttttcctaagaTCTTATACATTACggtttgtatataaaattttctatttaattaatatattttttgttctttcgtGAACACTTGCAATTAAGATTAACGAGTATTAGAGCTCGTAAacgttttttgaaaatcagTATGCAAATATAAAGTGTTCATAACTGTCAACACCTTAAGAAAGCGTAGTCACAAAGACACgttataatcgaaaaatttacaaaaacatgacattttttttttctttatgtaaGTATTATCATACAAGTAGGACATACgagaataacatttaaaaagtaCAATTTTTGCGATATAAACTTAATTACTGTAAACAATCGTGAACAACGAAGCaagataattcataattattgaaataagtaGATCGAAagcaattacaatttttgtttttttttttttgttttttctttttttttttcgatagatTTTAATACGAAATGAATAAGCGTCATTCGTGTTTCTACctcattttaataacaatcctatattttaaagataataactATTTCACTTAAGCatcataaaacaattatattcttataaaacgtcgcataaaataaagataaatgcaTTTTAATACCTTGCATATGCACAACGCGCAAGTATTTCTTTTAGtacttcatttttcattatattatgctGTATTACGTAAAGCATTTCAATTGGTTCAATAATACATCGTTGTAGCCTTAAGAACCAACGTTGTAACAAATTCACTTTGATGGTCCGCTATCTGGAACGAGAGACGAATATTACGAATTAATAGATTGATTAAAAGTAACagcctttctttttcttaaaatcttaaaatgaatcaatttttattacatccaACAATTCGTAACAACAATACGTACCTACGAAAATATTCCTATGTATTGGTGCTCGGTGTTGTCCTCGCTCTATCGCTTCTATCGGTTTCCCCTGCGTCCGATCTGTGCTCCAAGGAATTGTCCGACGTGACACCATCCGAACGATCATCTTCGTTGCTCGGCCTTTCGGAATCCTGTTGCTCGAGCAAAGGCATGTCCAACGAGTCCGAAGAAATACGTCTAACGCTGCTCGCGTGTTCGGCTACGTCCGACTGCATCTCCCTTGCGTCTCGCACGTTGTTCAACGAGTCCGAACTCAACGAAGGAAAATCCAGCGTGGTTTTCATCTCCAACGAGTCGGAGCTTCGGCATAACTGATGATGCTTCTTATCCATATTGTCCTCCAACTCGAGGGAATCCGTACTCGTCTCCATAACGTTCGTCTCCCTTTGAAGTGGCAACAGGGTCGGTTCCTCCAGTTCCTCCTCCGGTTTCGAAACGGGTTGCACGCCTGCCTGAGACCCAATTTTCTCAGCGTCCGTGATTTCGATCTGCGAAATGTCCTCCGTCGTGTCGTCTTGCCGATCCGACTTCTCCACGTTCGACTGGGCTATCCGTATTATCTCGTCGATctcttttattctcttctcGTAATCGTCCGAGCCCGACGTGCTCGCGTTGAACGAGCCGGCCGTGCTCGTGTCCACCCTCGCTCGCGTTAGACTCTCCAATTTGTACTTGTTCTCGGGGCTCTCGTGTTCCAACAagtcttcctcctccctcgcccGCAATTCGATTAAATGCGCCTCCCTACAAGCCCTCTCCAACCCTTCGAAATCCTTCAACGAGGATAACGAGATGTCGTCGCCGTGGCCGGATCGGCTGGTCATGTACCTCCTTGGAAGACTGCCGTTATTCACGGAATCGTGGGAGCCGCATTGCAATTTTCTAGAATTCTCGGCCGCTACGGCGCTCTCCAAGTTCTCGAACTCTTGCAACGAGCTCAACGACACGTTGTCGTGGTCGGACGGCCTGGTGAAGTATTTCCTACCGGCCAGGACGTCGTAGTCGGGCGTGCTTCCGAAACTGCCACGCATGCTACCCACGCTTCCTATCGATTCTTTGTGACTGCCCAGACTGCCGAATCTACTGCTCCCAGCCTCGAAGTCGGTGATCTCCTCTTCCTTTATATCCTCCAAAGGACCTCGATCGTACTCGATGTCGTAGACCCGTGGATCCGCGTGGAATTGCATCTCTATCCATTTCTTCCCCCCTTCGTATTGCTCGTCGTCCGAGTACGATTGGGAATATTGATCGTCGTTCGAGACTTGAGGCGGGCTCTCCTCCGACTCGAAGTCGAACAATTCGTTGTTCTTCGACGCTTGGCTCGTCGACACTTGCGAATCTTCCTTGTTTTCCGTTATGAGATTTTCAAGATCCCGATCGTACTGTTTGCCGATCACCTGAGGTATGGAACTGATGCGTATGCTTTTCCCTTCGGAATCGTACTCCTCGGCCTCTCTGCCAACTTCCTCTATGACCACGAAATCGTCGATGATGTCGGGTTTATCGACCATCTCGAACGAATCGCTGTCGGGCGATTGACGATCCGCCGACTTCTCTTTCCCCACCACCGTGTCTATAGACACGCCGGACGTCGAGGACGTGGACATCGAAGCCTGTTGCACTATGGAGGGCGTCGACGTTTGCATCGACATTTCCGGGCTTTCGCTGGTCGGGGCTTGCCCGCTTCCATATCTCTGCTCCAAAAGCTCCGACTCGATCGCTTGCACGTCCAACGTTGTCCCTTCCTCCCCGTCCTTTTCACCCGTCCCCGTCTCCGGCAGGCTTTCCACCTTGGATGCTGCCATCTCGGCTTCAACCTCGGCCTCCACGCCTCGAGTCGATATCACTTGAGTGCACACGCTTTGCACCCCGTCCTCGGAAACTCGCGATGTCATTATATCGACGGATCGAACGGGGCTAGCTCCCGTTCCCGTGGTCGAGGTGGACGTGGCGAAATCTACACCCTTGGCGTCCTTGGCCGGCGACTCCTCGAGAGCGGCCGCCTCGAGGACTTGAGGGAAGATCATTTCGGACGATCGTTTCATACGACAAGGCGCCCGATTGTAGATATCGTCCATCGGCTCGTCAATCGGTATATCGCTGCCTGACGAGTCCGACTGTTCGGTCTGCTCCCCGTCCAGAGCACCGTCCAaacgctcctcctcctcctcctcctcctcctcctcctcgtcctcctcctctttgtcCGCATCCGCCTCGGACGCTACCAAAGTCTCGGACAATTCGCTGGTGCTGTCGATGCTGCCAAGATGGCCGGAGCTCAAAGAGGTCAAAGACTTCATCGATTCGCGCGAGCTCATGGTCGTGGCCGCTGTCTGATACTCCTGCGAGGTTGGTTTGGAAGAGGTGGAGTGCTCGACCGACATCATCGCAGTTTCGTATTCCGAGGCGGTGGCCGAAGGCACGCCGCACGATTGCATCGCCTCCACGTCGGAGGAGCTGGGTCGGCTACCGCTACCGATTTCGTAGTCGCACGATTGATAATTGCTACTCTCGCCGGAACTAGAACCGAGATCCGCGTCGCTGTCGGATGTGATACGTTTGGCGCTTCTACCGGGTTTCTGGCGTCTTCTAAGCACGGGGCGCGGTAAAGCCAAAGAAGAACTCTCGTCTTTATTGTCTATGTCCGAGCCTGACATGCTGGCAGGCACGGGGCTGGGATGTTCCTCTTCGCGGACTTCCTCCTCGTCTTTCGTATCTTCGTGGACGGTTATTACAGCAGTCTCTGCGTCAGACTTATCGGTTTTAATCACAGGTGTATCCTTTTGCGTTTCACGTTGCGGTTCCTCGATACCACCGGGTCCATCATCCGTCTCCGTTTCGCCTCGATCGGTATCCTTCGTCTCGCATTTCGATTTATCGACGGGGGATTCCCTCTTTACCGCTTCGGTATCCGACTCGTGGGTTTGCTCAGCAGCAGGATACGCTGGTGTGTATAAAAATGGTAAATCGTTGGGAATGGACTCGGGTTGTAATTTAAATCGGAATTCTGAGGGGGAATCTTTTATTTGGATCACAGTTTCACTATTCTCGCTTAATTCCTCTATCAGGTCTTGCTTAGCCGCCTCTAAAGACTCCTTCACCTCGGCTATCTCTTTTTTAACTACCTGATCTAGAACGGTTATAGCGTATCGTGCACTTAAATCAACACTAGAGagatcatctttttttattttcaaggcACAAGTGTCGGAAGGAACTGTCGTCGATCTTCCAGGCTTGTCGTGCTTCTCCGTAGCTTTCTCCATATGCCTTTTGTATTCCTCGCTCAACGGTTTCATCTTCGACAAATAAGCTTCCGTCCATTCCTTCAACTCGTCCGTTGTTTTCtccaatttcaattcgatttcCGGCTTTGCCGCCACTCTCTCCTGTTTACTTTCCTCGATTTTCAAAGGTTTAGCCAAACCATCGTCTTTcgttttctcctcttccctcgcctcttccttttccttccctctttcctcctcctttatcTTTTcgtcttccttcttctcctcttctttcaccTCTTCTTTCACCTCTTCTTTCACCTCTTCTTTCACTTCTTCTTTCACttcttctttcatcttttctttcatttcttctttcatcttttctttcacttcttctttcatcttttctttcaCTTCTTCTTTCACTTCTTCTTTCACCTCTTCTTTCACTTCTTCTTTCACCTCTTCTTTCACTTCTTCTTTcatctcttcttttatttcttctttcatcttttctttcaCTTCTTCTTTCACTTCTTCTTTCACTTCTTCTTTTACCTCTTCTTTCACTTCTTCTTTCACCTCTTCTTTcacctcttctttcttttccacccTTTGTTCTTCAATCGTAGTTGGTTCGCTAGGTTCTTCTTCCACAACCGATTTTTCCATTTGCAAAACTTCTTTTTCGTGTTTTTCCACCGTTTCATCGGTGACAACTTGTTTCCGAGTACTTTCCACGTATTCCTCGATAGGCGTTTTTGCGTCGTATTCGCGCTGCAACGTGTCGACCAATTCCTGACAACTAACGTCCAATTTATTCTCCACCAACTCGTTTTCAAAATCCTGCTCGCTGACGGGAATCACGGTGAATTTCGTTGGTTTACGATCGTCATCCGCAGCAACCGCTGCCTCCCTCGTCGATTCTATCACACTGATGTCCTCCGACGATTTCGTGCCGGATTCCTGTTCGTGATCCGTCGATCCGTCCAACGAGGACAATCGTTCCTTCTTCTTGATCATCGTTTCGTACGCCTCCAATTCTTGATTAAAGATCTGAGACGGTTGCAACGTCTCCGATATTTCGATCTTCTCGTCGCCGATCATCCAATCGACAGGTTTAATTATCTCGAGGCCACGCACCTTCGGTTTCGGCGAGACGAGCGGAGGACTTTCGATCTCGAAACTGTCCGCTCTTTTCGCGCTTATCATAGGCAATTCCCTTTGGGATCCTCCAATAGGATGAGACGACTCTTGCACCAAAGAGTAATCTATATTCGTATCCTCGGATACGGTGCTAGGGCTGATCGTGATATCTCGTTCTTGCGCCAACCTCTCGAACGAATCCATTTCCGCGCTCTCGCGCAACGACGGTATCCCTCTGCTAGTCTGCTCCGATATTTTGTGCTCGTCCATCTCTAACGAGGGCACGTCCACCGAATCCTCCCTGGATTGACTGTCCATACCTGGTTCCAGTATTTCCAAAACTCTGGCGCCCGAAATCTCGGACACCATCTTGTCGGGAGGGAAACTCAGCTGGCTGCTCGATCGTTGTTTCTCGTATTGCGGGCTCATCGTTGGCTTCGACACGCTCTCCAACTCGTTCGTATCCACGTCGATCGTTTCCTCGAAATCTATCTGTTCCGATATGCTACTGGGGCTCATGGTGATATCTCTGTCTTGGAGTTTGGCCTGGGACGACGAAAGGGGgaaactttcttctttctcgtggGGCGACGATTCCTCGTCCCTCGTTATATCCTCGCTAACGCTTATACTGTCCCTGGTCGAACTTTTCTCCAACGATTCCTCCTGTAACGACGATCTAAATCTCGACGAGTCCACGCGCCCCGCCTTCTCCTGCGCCGTCCTCTTCATTATACTTTCGAATTTTCGCGTCAAATCATCCGCCAATTTCTCGTGATCCGTTTCCACGCTTTCGCTTATTATTTGCTCCAGATATCCTTTGCTGAGCAACTCCGCTTTCAAATCCGCCGCTGATTTCGCTTCGATCTCGCTCTCGATCGATTGAATCAGAGTCTCCGCTATCGTACGCGCCTCGATCTCTTTGAACTTTTGCCGTTGCTGCTCCTCCAAACTTACGCTCGGCCGCGCtacttcctccttctcttctttccacgattccgactcctccttctccttccccttctccctcattctcttcttctcgctTGGCACGAATTGAACAACGTTGAAACTTTCTTTCGTCTCTCTGTGCGATTCCCCTTGAGCGAGCGTCTCGATTTGATCCGTATCCGCGACTGGCCTCGATATCCTCTCCGTCGCTTTTCCCTCCACCACTTTCACATCCTCCTCGTAGCCGCCTTTCCTAccaatctctctctttattcgtATAGCCACGTCTGCGTCGCTCTCCCTCGACACGCTGCTACCCGCCTCCTGAGTCGTCACTCCCTCTTCGTCCgacaactttttaaatatctcctcTTTCTTCGTCTCGGCCCTCGATTCGGACGCAGCCGCGTCTATTATGTTTCGAGTATCCGTCAGGTTCATCGACAATTTTTGAATCGCTGTTTTGTCCAATTCCTCCCGCCTGGTGCTCTTCTCCTCCAACGTTTCGGTCGGCGACTCCTTCTTCAATTGCGATTCCaacgatttcttcttttcaacccGTTCCTTCTCCTCGTGCGTGATTACCTTGTCCCTGCCGGTGGAAATCTCCGAGGATActacttctttcttctccagcATGGTCGACGTTTTATGATCGATCTTAGACGTCACCGTTGCGAACTCACTACTCTTCCCTAAGCTATCCATATCCTCGAACATTTTGAAAGCTTGGTGAGGATCGGtgaaagttttcgaaaatgtTTGCGTTTCACTCTTCGTAGTTAAATGTTCCTCCA from Apis mellifera strain DH4 linkage group LG4, Amel_HAv3.1, whole genome shotgun sequence includes the following:
- the LOC409981 gene encoding titin; translated protein: MIKNAVTIHEFLAQKAASPLESVDASYPSKVVGQEQDLSPSVERQTYSEKRKFWEDISRKRESYQRSESEVSRTSQLTINESDSEYIQNVITEDTADIGQQQIDKSETLEDLNVPDISECSVAEKAQYFEEQIQKETTKLPPKLHQQDSLKSEKEKVTKIKISEKEKVDKDEKYVAELKQKKVEEKRVEIVTLQKEEEKEGEKKERRLSDEDEKEKDESKYVEVSEVTSEKEVGKEKEDYVKLDEVVTEISVKPEKLEEDIERLESTPVTTSVEKIEKIEVEEKMVEPSMIIEEKSVDEIKRVDEVERMKIVEETPVLIKDQLVELKVEGVVEEERKTVITEVPAQDIVEDVKIRREEVQESITQVSIKEMEEEKLKDVTKSIEVEQKKEMEEKVEPISEVKTKEKVIEESVEDKKVEVEKSIPEVSVERETIEEIVKEKEKDVEVTKIVIHEEIIKKHVEPEVQEFIAEIEEKIVSEKESTEQKKEEAEKIVTETITQEEAKDGTLVQEQVLKSVQVEEGSDGLGALTQMPESKIETKEMQKFMEEERKPEVEVKEEIRLIEEEKLEKAFPESIAKEDEKMDKDKIQKETKLKATMEEKRVPSKLEIDKESIAEKEDISPTTRKKEFESRIPKRVVDVKPTSDKAGKKDTHVRKESESYTITEKKSSEEITSKLEEHLTTKSETQTFSKTFTDPHQAFKMFEDMDSLGKSSEFATVTSKIDHKTSTMLEKKEVVSSEISTGRDKVITHEEKERVEKKKSLESQLKKESPTETLEEKSTRREELDKTAIQKLSMNLTDTRNIIDAAASESRAETKKEEIFKKLSDEEGVTTQEAGSSVSRESDADVAIRIKREIGRKGGYEEDVKVVEGKATERISRPVADTDQIETLAQGESHRETKEKKEEVARPSVSLEEQQRQKFKEIEARTIAETLIQSIESEIEAKSAADLKAELLSKGYLEQIISESVETDHEKLADDLTRKFESIMKRTAQEKAGRVDSSRFRSSLQEESLEKSSTRDSISVSEDITRDEESSPHEKEESFPLSSSQAKLQDRDITMSPSSISEQIDFEETIDVDTNELESVSKPTMSPQYEKQRSSSQLSFPPDKMVSEISGARVLEILEPGMDSQSREDSVDVPSLEMDEHKISEQTSRGIPSLRESAEMDSFERLAQERDITISPSTVSEDTNIDYSLVQESSHPIGGSQRELPMISAKRADSFEIESPPLVSPKPKVRGLEIIKPVDWMIGDEKIEISETLQPSQIFNQELEAYETMIKKKERLSSLDGSTDHEQESGTKSSEDISVIESTREAAVAADDDRKPTKFTVIPVSEQDFENELVENKLDVSCQELVDTLQREYDAKTPIEEYVESTRKQVVTDETVEKHEKEVLQMEKSVVEEEPSEPTTIEEQRVEKKEEVKEEVKEEVKEEVKEEVKEEVKEEVKEKMKEEIKEEMKEEVKEEVKEEVKEEMKEEVKEEVKEEVKEEVKEEVKEEEKKEDEKIKEEERGKEKEEAREEEKTKDDGLAKPLKIEESKQERVAAKPEIELKLEKTTDELKEWTEAYLSKMKPLSEEYKRHMEKATEKHDKPGRSTTVPSDTCALKIKKDDLSSVDLSARYAITVLDQVVKKEIAEVKESLEAAKQDLIEELSENSETVIQIKDSPSEFRFKLQPESIPNDLPFLYTPAYPAAEQTHESDTEAVKRESPVDKSKCETKDTDRGETETDDGPGGIEEPQRETQKDTPVIKTDKSDAETAVITVHEDTKDEEEVREEEHPSPVPASMSGSDIDNKDESSSLALPRPVLRRRQKPGRSAKRITSDSDADLGSSSGESSNYQSCDYEIGSGSRPSSSDVEAMQSCGVPSATASEYETAMMSVEHSTSSKPTSQEYQTAATTMSSRESMKSLTSLSSGHLGSIDSTSELSETLVASEADADKEEEDEEEEEEEEEEERLDGALDGEQTEQSDSSGSDIPIDEPMDDIYNRAPCRMKRSSEMIFPQVLEAAALEESPAKDAKGVDFATSTSTTGTGASPVRSVDIMTSRVSEDGVQSVCTQVISTRGVEAEVEAEMAASKVESLPETGTGEKDGEEGTTLDVQAIESELLEQRYGSGQAPTSESPEMSMQTSTPSIVQQASMSTSSTSGVSIDTVVGKEKSADRQSPDSDSFEMVDKPDIIDDFVVIEEVGREAEEYDSEGKSIRISSIPQVIGKQYDRDLENLITENKEDSQVSTSQASKNNELFDFESEESPPQVSNDDQYSQSYSDDEQYEGGKKWIEMQFHADPRVYDIEYDRGPLEDIKEEEITDFEAGSSRFGSLGSHKESIGSVGSMRGSFGSTPDYDVLAGRKYFTRPSDHDNVSLSSLQEFENLESAVAAENSRKLQCGSHDSVNNGSLPRRYMTSRSGHGDDISLSSLKDFEGLERACREAHLIELRAREEEDLLEHESPENKYKLESLTRARVDTSTAGSFNASTSGSDDYEKRIKEIDEIIRIAQSNVEKSDRQDDTTEDISQIEITDAEKIGSQAGVQPVSKPEEELEEPTLLPLQRETNVMETSTDSLELEDNMDKKHHQLCRSSDSLEMKTTLDFPSLSSDSLNNVRDAREMQSDVAEHASSVRRISSDSLDMPLLEQQDSERPSNEDDRSDGVTSDNSLEHRSDAGETDRSDRARTTPSTNT
- the LOC413590 gene encoding alkylglycerol monooxygenase, whose translation is MNVSNVDLINELKNAGKLWYFINPYETIFEFPHEVPDYHQQVWLPFFILIILEQIILIFKKKKKFRLNDQMTSLSHWLFQETGRIFFRGAEYYAYIIIYEKYRLWNLPWNSAWTWCVTAVGVDFCYYWVHRSNHEVHFLWAQHQVHHSSEEFNLAVGLRQSILQHWCNFMLYLPLALFIPPSHFIAHNQFNLIYQLWIHTTVIDDLGPLELIFNTPKHHRVHHGCNLYCLDKNYGGVLIVWDKLFGTFEKEKDEIIYGLVVSPQSFNPFYLQIFYTIELIKKSIKIPTLTNKLAVVWKGPSWFPGAPRLGLDEYKINVTSRIKYDKHIPIWQNLYIIVHFFLILYNHFRIYDETQNLWTISSGFMLINNFLALTTIGLLFDESIYVAIIEFIRCLIYIIFTLIDKSINIYIYYIYLGSFCFWILYFIRHYVDLRIPI